In the genome of Paenibacillus pabuli, one region contains:
- the gltB gene encoding glutamate synthase large subunit — protein sequence MRHIGLPPKQGLYDPQFEKDACGMGFVAHIKGVPSHDIVSQALTMLSNMEHRGGQGSEPNSGDGAGILIQIPHRYFAQEADRLGFALPEQGFYGVGMLFLSQDPVIRNAHEESLKKIIEAEGQTFLGFRDVPTFDEMLGRSALAAKPYVRQVFIGRSAEVKDELGFERKLYVIRRRAELAIRYSADEAEGGSFYLPSLSCRKIVYKGMLTTEQVGQFYLDLQEDLVESAIALVHSRFSTNTFPSWERAHPYRFMIHNGEINTMRGNVNWMHARQSLFESELFGDDISKVKPVINPDGSDTAMFDNTLEFLYLSGRSLPHVAMMMVPEPWSTDEGMDPAKKAFYEYHSTMMEPWDGPAAMAFTDGLQIGATLDRNGLRPARYYVTKDDRIILSSEVGVLDIAPEEILYKDRLRPGRMLLVDTEQGRIIADEEVKALIAAENPYQDWLDEHLMDLNELPDAPELPDPKHDNVTQLQLAYGYTFEELRKVLEPMASTGMEATGSMGYDAPLAVLSDRPQRLYNYFKQMFAQVTNPPIDAIREEIVTSTATTIGPERNLLNPEPESCRQIRLDTPVLSNEDFAKIRHVRRPGFRSMTIPIFFTAKEGAEGLRKAMDLLFEAADRVIDKGHNILILSDRGVDAENAAIPALLAVAGLHHHLIRKGTRTKVSILLESAEPRDIHHYALLLGYGVSAVNPYLAFETLDDMIQQGLLRGISHEKAVKNYIKAATKGVIKILSKMGISTIQSYRGAQIFEAVGLKSDFVDRYFTWTPSRIGGIGLEEVAAEALTHHNRAFTDKDGNDKVLDSGGEYQWRNDGEEHLFNPQTIHTLQHAVRTGDYKLYKKYAKLVQGENDQLLTIRSMLKLKPVGPAIPLDEVESVESIMRRFKTGAMSFGSISKEAHEDLAIAMNRVGGKSNTGEGGEDPARFIKDSNGDSRRSAIKQVASGRFGVTSNYLVNADEIQIKMAQGAKPGEGGQLPGRKVYPWVAEVRGSTPGVGLISPPPHHDIYSIEDLAELIYDLKNANPRAEINVKLVSEVGVGTIAAGVAKGRADIILVSGYDGGTGASPQGSIRHAGMPWELGLAETHQTLMLNNLRDRVVLETDGKMLNGRDLAIAALLGAEEYGFSTAPLVALGCIMMRVCQMDTCPVGVATQNPELRKNYTGDPAHVVNFMRFVAEDVREIMADLGFRTIQEMVGRTDCLETVEAVDHWKKKGVDLSVLLHVPEMPEGSARYRTQHQNHQLEETLDMQQLLSLAQPAIESGQPVEAVLPITNVNRAVGTILGSEITRKYGIAGLPEDTIQFKFVGSAGQSFGAFVPKGMTLTVEGDSNDYVGKGLSGGKLIVMPSPKATFDAEDNIIIGNTALYGATSGEAYIRGIAGERFAVRNSGAKVVVEGVGDHGCEYMTGGRVVVLGDTGRNFAAGMSGGIAYVYDPKGTFLNRCNLEMVLLERIEDVSESADLRGMIQRHVANTGSAAGQRILDNWQQSVDQFVRVIPKDFKRMTEQIERVQATGLTGEAALLAAFEANMRELARTGG from the coding sequence ATGAGACACATCGGATTACCTCCTAAACAGGGTCTGTACGACCCGCAGTTCGAAAAAGACGCATGCGGAATGGGTTTTGTTGCCCACATCAAAGGAGTACCTTCACACGACATCGTTAGTCAGGCATTGACCATGCTTAGTAACATGGAACACCGCGGAGGACAGGGCAGTGAGCCGAATTCCGGTGACGGAGCCGGTATCCTGATCCAGATTCCACATCGTTATTTTGCGCAGGAAGCGGACCGCCTTGGTTTTGCATTACCTGAACAGGGATTCTATGGCGTAGGAATGTTGTTCCTGTCACAGGACCCGGTCATTCGCAACGCTCATGAAGAGAGTCTTAAGAAGATTATCGAAGCAGAAGGCCAGACATTCCTGGGTTTCCGGGATGTGCCTACGTTTGATGAGATGCTGGGACGTTCTGCGCTTGCAGCGAAGCCTTATGTACGTCAGGTGTTCATTGGAAGATCGGCAGAAGTGAAGGACGAATTGGGATTTGAACGGAAGTTGTACGTCATTCGCAGACGTGCTGAGCTGGCTATTCGTTATTCGGCGGATGAAGCAGAAGGTGGTTCATTTTACCTGCCAAGCTTGTCCTGTCGCAAAATTGTATACAAAGGCATGCTGACAACGGAACAGGTGGGACAGTTCTATCTGGATCTTCAGGAAGATCTCGTGGAATCTGCGATTGCGCTTGTTCACTCCCGTTTCAGTACGAATACATTCCCAAGCTGGGAGCGTGCCCACCCGTATCGCTTCATGATCCACAACGGTGAGATCAATACGATGCGTGGTAACGTGAACTGGATGCATGCACGCCAGTCGCTGTTTGAGAGCGAATTGTTCGGTGACGACATCTCGAAAGTAAAACCGGTCATCAATCCGGACGGTTCGGATACGGCCATGTTTGATAACACGTTGGAGTTCCTTTATTTGAGCGGCCGTTCATTGCCACACGTGGCCATGATGATGGTTCCTGAGCCTTGGAGTACGGATGAGGGAATGGACCCTGCCAAAAAGGCATTCTATGAATATCACAGCACGATGATGGAGCCGTGGGACGGACCAGCGGCGATGGCCTTTACGGACGGTTTGCAGATTGGTGCAACCCTTGACCGGAATGGTCTGCGTCCTGCACGTTACTATGTAACGAAGGATGACCGCATTATTTTGTCCTCCGAGGTTGGGGTACTTGATATTGCTCCAGAAGAAATTCTCTACAAAGACCGCCTGCGTCCAGGACGTATGCTGCTTGTTGATACAGAGCAAGGCCGTATCATTGCGGATGAGGAAGTCAAAGCTCTCATTGCGGCCGAGAATCCGTACCAGGATTGGCTTGATGAGCATCTGATGGATCTGAATGAGCTTCCGGATGCACCGGAACTCCCTGATCCAAAACATGATAACGTGACCCAGCTTCAGCTGGCCTATGGATATACATTTGAAGAACTGCGCAAAGTGCTGGAGCCAATGGCATCCACAGGGATGGAAGCTACGGGTTCCATGGGTTATGATGCTCCACTGGCAGTGCTGTCGGATCGTCCGCAGCGTTTGTATAACTACTTTAAACAAATGTTTGCACAGGTAACCAACCCACCAATTGATGCCATCCGTGAAGAGATCGTCACGTCTACGGCTACAACGATTGGCCCAGAGCGCAACTTGCTCAATCCTGAACCGGAGAGCTGTCGCCAGATTCGTTTGGATACACCGGTATTGTCTAATGAGGACTTCGCGAAAATTCGTCACGTGCGCCGTCCAGGCTTCCGTTCGATGACCATCCCGATTTTCTTCACGGCCAAAGAAGGTGCGGAAGGACTTCGCAAAGCGATGGATCTGCTCTTCGAAGCAGCGGACCGTGTAATCGACAAAGGTCATAACATTTTGATCCTGTCTGACCGTGGTGTGGATGCCGAGAATGCGGCTATTCCAGCACTGCTGGCTGTAGCAGGTCTGCATCACCATCTGATCCGTAAAGGAACCAGAACCAAAGTCAGCATTTTGCTGGAATCGGCAGAGCCGCGTGATATTCACCACTATGCCTTGCTGCTTGGTTACGGTGTCAGTGCAGTGAACCCGTATCTGGCATTTGAAACGCTGGATGACATGATTCAGCAAGGACTGCTGCGCGGCATCTCGCATGAAAAAGCCGTGAAGAACTATATTAAAGCCGCTACCAAGGGCGTTATTAAAATATTGTCCAAAATGGGAATCTCAACGATTCAATCCTATCGTGGAGCTCAAATTTTTGAAGCGGTGGGTCTGAAATCAGACTTTGTTGACCGTTACTTTACATGGACGCCTTCCCGGATTGGCGGGATTGGTCTGGAAGAAGTGGCTGCTGAAGCGCTGACTCACCACAACCGTGCCTTTACCGACAAAGATGGCAATGACAAAGTGCTGGATTCCGGCGGGGAATACCAATGGCGTAACGACGGAGAAGAGCATCTGTTCAATCCACAAACCATCCATACATTGCAACATGCTGTACGTACTGGCGATTATAAACTGTATAAAAAGTATGCCAAACTCGTGCAAGGCGAAAATGATCAGCTACTGACCATTCGCTCCATGCTGAAGCTAAAACCGGTCGGTCCTGCGATTCCTTTGGACGAAGTGGAATCCGTGGAAAGTATTATGCGCCGTTTCAAAACCGGGGCAATGTCCTTCGGTTCGATTAGCAAAGAAGCACACGAAGATCTCGCCATTGCCATGAACCGTGTTGGAGGTAAATCCAATACAGGTGAGGGCGGGGAAGATCCGGCTCGCTTCATTAAAGATAGCAATGGGGATTCCCGTCGCAGTGCGATCAAACAGGTGGCATCCGGACGTTTTGGTGTAACATCCAACTATCTGGTCAATGCCGATGAGATTCAGATCAAGATGGCACAGGGAGCAAAACCGGGTGAAGGTGGGCAGCTGCCTGGACGTAAGGTATACCCTTGGGTTGCTGAGGTTCGTGGATCAACACCGGGTGTAGGTCTGATCTCCCCGCCACCGCACCATGATATCTACTCGATTGAGGATCTGGCGGAGTTGATCTATGACTTGAAAAATGCCAATCCACGTGCAGAAATCAACGTTAAATTGGTATCCGAAGTCGGCGTTGGAACGATTGCCGCTGGTGTTGCCAAAGGTCGTGCCGATATTATTCTCGTCAGCGGTTATGACGGTGGTACAGGTGCATCTCCGCAAGGCTCGATTCGTCACGCGGGAATGCCTTGGGAGCTGGGGCTTGCAGAAACACATCAAACGTTGATGCTGAATAATCTGCGTGACCGTGTCGTGTTGGAAACAGACGGCAAAATGCTGAATGGCCGTGACTTGGCTATTGCTGCTTTGCTGGGAGCTGAGGAGTATGGATTCTCAACAGCACCACTCGTTGCACTCGGCTGTATCATGATGCGTGTCTGCCAGATGGATACGTGTCCGGTAGGCGTAGCGACACAGAACCCTGAATTGCGCAAAAATTACACGGGAGATCCTGCACATGTCGTTAACTTCATGCGTTTTGTTGCAGAAGATGTTCGTGAGATCATGGCTGATCTCGGCTTCCGTACCATTCAGGAAATGGTAGGCCGTACCGATTGTCTCGAAACGGTAGAGGCTGTAGACCACTGGAAGAAAAAAGGTGTAGATCTGTCGGTATTATTGCATGTGCCTGAAATGCCGGAAGGCTCAGCACGTTATCGTACACAGCATCAGAACCATCAATTGGAAGAGACATTGGATATGCAGCAGTTGCTGTCATTGGCGCAACCTGCAATTGAATCCGGTCAACCGGTCGAAGCGGTGCTTCCAATTACCAACGTAAACCGTGCAGTAGGAACTATTTTGGGTAGCGAAATTACACGCAAATATGGAATTGCAGGATTGCCAGAGGATACGATTCAATTCAAATTTGTCGGCTCTGCTGGACAAAGCTTTGGGGCCTTTGTACCTAAAGGTATGACATTGACCGTTGAAGGGGATTCCAACGACTATGTAGGTAAAGGATTATCCGGAGGTAAACTCATCGTCATGCCTTCACCAAAAGCCACATTCGATGCAGAAGATAACATCATCATTGGTAACACTGCTCTATACGGGGCAACCAGTGGTGAAGCCTATATTCGTGGTATCGCAGGGGAACGGTTTGCTGTTCGGAACTCAGGTGCCAAAGTGGTTGTTGAAGGTGTAGGCGACCATGGTTGTGAATACATGACGGGTGGACGTGTCGTCGTTCTGGGTGATACAGGTCGTAACTTTGCAGCTGGCATGTCCGGAGGTATTGCTTACGTGTATGATCCAAAAGGCACATTCCTGAACCGCTGTAATCTGGAAATGGTACTTTTGGAGCGCATTGAAGATGTTTCTGAGAGTGCAGATCTGCGAGGTATGATTCAACGCCACGTTGCGAATACGGGCAGTGCGGCTGGTCAGCGCATCCTGGATAACTGGCAGCAATCTGTAGATCAATTTGTTCGAGTTATACCGAAGGACTTTAAACGAATGACAGAGCAAATCGAACGCGTTCAGGCCACGGGCCTGACCGGAGAGGCTGCTTTGCTGGCTGCTTTTGAAGCCAACATGCGTGAACTTGCACGTACAGGAGGTTAA
- a CDS encoding helix-turn-helix domain-containing protein, whose product MSYGNRIAELREQRGLTQEELASSIHITRAALSHYEKNRRKPDFEVLTRLADIFGVSIDYLIGRTKQSDVVMDEDVREFVDALELSDKEVLERFGLMIDGKPLTEEEARRFIAFVRMERSMD is encoded by the coding sequence ATGAGCTACGGAAATCGCATTGCTGAATTAAGGGAACAGCGGGGACTTACTCAAGAAGAACTTGCGAGCTCCATTCATATTACAAGAGCTGCTCTCTCCCACTACGAGAAGAACCGACGTAAACCGGATTTCGAAGTGTTAACGAGACTTGCTGACATCTTTGGCGTATCCATTGATTATCTCATTGGCCGGACCAAACAAAGCGATGTCGTAATGGATGAGGACGTGAGGGAATTCGTCGACGCTCTTGAATTATCAGATAAGGAAGTGCTGGAACGCTTTGGCCTGATGATTGATGGCAAACCCTTAACAGAAGAAGAGGCACGTCGTTTTATTGCTTTTGTCCGCATGGAACGCAGTATGGATTAA
- a CDS encoding tyrosine-protein phosphatase — translation MVEMHCHILSGLDDGPVYMEQSIAMAEKAAASGITSIIATPHHLNGQYNNKPNVVNQAVDLLHAELRKRNIRLEIRPGQEIRVHDNLIGDLYAGKCCTLAGSRYMLLELPFGHIPSQFPGILHELKLAGIIPIIAHPERNHPIQNNPEMLVEYLGQGALCQITAQSVIGLFGRKVQKWCFHFCKENGFHFISLDAHNMVEKHSR, via the coding sequence ATGGTTGAAATGCACTGCCACATATTATCCGGTCTGGATGATGGTCCTGTTTATATGGAACAGTCCATTGCGATGGCTGAGAAAGCGGCAGCCTCAGGAATTACCTCGATCATTGCTACTCCGCATCACCTGAACGGGCAGTACAATAATAAACCCAACGTGGTCAATCAGGCAGTGGACCTGCTACATGCAGAACTTCGCAAACGCAACATTCGCTTGGAGATCCGTCCCGGACAGGAGATCAGGGTGCATGACAACCTGATTGGAGACTTATATGCAGGAAAGTGCTGCACACTCGCCGGGAGCCGTTACATGTTGCTGGAATTGCCCTTTGGCCATATTCCCTCGCAGTTCCCCGGGATACTCCATGAACTTAAATTAGCGGGTATCATTCCAATTATCGCTCATCCGGAACGTAATCATCCAATCCAGAACAATCCTGAAATGTTGGTTGAATATCTTGGGCAAGGTGCTCTATGTCAAATTACGGCTCAATCGGTCATAGGACTTTTCGGGCGAAAAGTTCAGAAATGGTGTTTCCATTTTTGCAAAGAAAACGGATTTCATTTCATTTCATTGGACGCCCATAATATGGTAGAAAAACATTCTCGATGA
- a CDS encoding YveK family protein, with the protein MVELKEYMQILRKRIWIIVAFVAVACIGAGVKNYFFTVPVYEANAKLIVNQAYNAEGFPNLDIGSIQTNIKVINSYIEIIKSPAILDKVAATYPDLGMSGSQLGQNIQVTTAKESQVMSLTATGLSSEKAAKTVNAVAKVFKSQIPAIMKVDNVTILSEAKPMDSSRPINVNPSLNILVSFFVGLLLAIGFVFLLEYLDDTLKTEDELEKELGIPALAVVSRIKKEDARISKQTTSQKQVGDGQYATVNQ; encoded by the coding sequence ATGGTGGAACTAAAAGAATATATGCAAATTTTACGCAAACGGATTTGGATCATCGTAGCCTTTGTGGCTGTTGCTTGCATCGGAGCAGGTGTCAAAAATTATTTTTTTACCGTACCTGTTTATGAAGCAAATGCTAAATTAATCGTCAATCAGGCATATAACGCAGAAGGTTTCCCTAATCTTGATATTGGTTCAATCCAGACCAACATTAAGGTAATCAACTCTTATATAGAGATAATTAAATCTCCAGCAATTCTCGATAAAGTTGCTGCTACATACCCCGATCTAGGCATGAGTGGGAGCCAACTGGGGCAAAACATTCAAGTCACTACTGCGAAAGAATCCCAGGTTATGAGTTTAACCGCCACAGGTCTTTCTTCCGAAAAAGCGGCCAAAACAGTTAATGCCGTTGCCAAAGTGTTCAAATCCCAAATCCCCGCAATTATGAAAGTAGATAATGTAACCATTCTGAGTGAAGCCAAACCTATGGATTCTTCGAGACCCATTAATGTAAATCCTTCTTTAAACATACTCGTCAGTTTTTTCGTTGGACTTTTACTGGCTATAGGTTTTGTATTCCTTCTGGAATACTTGGATGACACCTTAAAAACTGAAGATGAATTAGAGAAAGAGCTGGGTATTCCGGCACTCGCTGTTGTATCCAGAATTAAGAAGGAAGATGCTCGCATCTCTAAACAGACAACATCTCAAAAGCAGGTAGGTGATGGCCAATATGCCACGGTTAACCAATGA
- a CDS encoding CpsD/CapB family tyrosine-protein kinase, which yields MPRLTNDKGSLVTMANPKSSSSEAYRKLRTNILFSSIDSQIQTIMIASALSGEGKTTTIGNLAVAYAQEGKKVLLMDTDLRKPAVHRMFNVPNHVGLTSVLSSQYKVTEVLRETGVEGLHVLSSGPIPPNPSEMIGSRKMTALLEDLKEKYDVILFDTPPVLAVTDALIISSLCDGVILVVSAGKVKKDLVKKAKSHLEHVNARILGAVLNNVQVPKGRNANYGENA from the coding sequence ATGCCACGGTTAACCAATGATAAAGGAAGCCTAGTTACAATGGCTAATCCCAAGTCTAGTTCATCTGAAGCTTATCGGAAGTTGAGAACAAATATTTTATTTTCATCCATCGATAGTCAAATTCAAACAATCATGATTGCTTCTGCTTTGTCTGGTGAAGGAAAAACAACAACAATAGGCAATCTTGCAGTTGCCTATGCTCAAGAAGGAAAAAAGGTTCTGCTTATGGATACGGATTTACGTAAGCCTGCTGTGCATCGTATGTTTAATGTCCCCAATCACGTGGGTCTGACTAGTGTATTATCCAGCCAATATAAGGTTACGGAAGTACTTCGAGAAACAGGAGTGGAAGGGCTTCATGTCCTGTCTTCTGGCCCCATACCTCCTAATCCTTCAGAGATGATAGGATCCCGTAAAATGACAGCTCTGCTCGAAGATTTAAAGGAAAAATATGATGTGATTTTATTTGATACACCTCCTGTTCTAGCAGTTACGGATGCTTTAATTATTAGTTCATTATGTGATGGCGTAATTCTGGTAGTAAGTGCAGGCAAGGTGAAGAAGGATCTGGTCAAAAAAGCAAAATCACATCTTGAACATGTGAACGCACGAATTCTGGGAGCGGTATTGAACAATGTTCAGGTGCCAAAGGGTAGAAATGCTAACTATGGGGAAAATGCATAA
- the galU gene encoding UTP--glucose-1-phosphate uridylyltransferase GalU, whose translation MTRVRKAIIPAAGLGTRFLPATKAMPKEMLPIVDKPTIQYIVEEAVASGIEDIIIVTGKGKRAIEDHFDSAFELEQNLLEKGKLGLLEEVRKSSNVDIHYIRQKEALGLGHAVWCARNFIGNEPFAVLLGDDIVVSDVPCTKQLIEQYEKVNQSVLGVKTVSPSETYRYGIIDPMHTEGRLSSVNSMIEKPPLGTAPSNLAIMGRYILTPKVFEYLEEQNVGAGGEIQLTDALQMLNRDEGISAYDFEGSRFDVGEKLGYILTTLDFALKNKELRAPVLMAIEEILMKEQLNQLLVAGGDSL comes from the coding sequence ATGACTAGAGTGAGGAAAGCAATCATTCCCGCAGCCGGATTGGGAACCCGATTTTTACCCGCTACAAAGGCAATGCCTAAAGAAATGCTCCCTATTGTGGATAAACCGACCATTCAATACATCGTTGAAGAAGCTGTAGCTTCCGGAATTGAGGACATTATTATTGTAACGGGCAAGGGAAAACGTGCGATTGAAGACCATTTCGATAGTGCGTTTGAACTGGAGCAGAATCTGCTCGAAAAAGGAAAGCTCGGTTTACTGGAAGAAGTCCGGAAGTCCTCCAACGTTGATATTCATTACATAAGGCAGAAGGAAGCGCTGGGACTCGGGCATGCGGTGTGGTGTGCTCGAAACTTTATTGGCAATGAACCATTTGCTGTATTGCTTGGCGATGACATTGTGGTTTCTGATGTGCCGTGCACTAAACAGCTTATTGAGCAATATGAAAAGGTGAACCAATCAGTACTCGGTGTGAAAACGGTGAGTCCGAGTGAGACCTACCGCTACGGGATTATTGATCCCATGCATACAGAGGGACGCCTATCCTCTGTAAACAGCATGATTGAGAAGCCTCCTTTGGGTACAGCACCTTCTAACTTGGCTATTATGGGTCGTTACATTTTAACACCTAAGGTTTTTGAATACCTGGAAGAACAAAATGTAGGTGCTGGTGGTGAAATCCAGCTCACTGATGCTTTGCAAATGTTAAATCGGGATGAAGGCATTAGCGCATATGATTTTGAAGGTTCACGGTTTGATGTGGGTGAGAAGCTGGGTTATATTCTGACCACACTTGACTTTGCACTCAAAAATAAAGAATTGCGTGCGCCGGTCCTCATGGCGATTGAAGAGATTCTGATGAAGGAACAATTGAACCAATTGCTTGTAGCAGGAGGGGATAGTCTGTGA
- a CDS encoding sugar transferase, with protein sequence MKLSRPEYFGSGEALAKEGTSAILEQPYSRRVGGYADVVKPFVDFIIAAVLLLITSPVMLVAAIMIKLDSKGPVIFRQERYGKNGVKFNIYKFRTMRTDAPKYSASPTTSDDPRITRLGRLLRKTSLDELPQLLNIIKGDMSFIGPRPEMKRIVEESYTDLERRRFLVKPGITGLWQVSEARKEPIHHNLQYDFHYISNISFKMDVTIIFKTVGVMIKSNTF encoded by the coding sequence GTGAAACTTTCAAGACCGGAGTACTTTGGGAGTGGGGAAGCTTTAGCCAAAGAGGGCACTTCGGCAATATTGGAGCAGCCTTACTCACGACGCGTTGGCGGATATGCTGACGTAGTAAAACCGTTTGTCGATTTTATTATTGCGGCTGTACTGCTGCTGATTACATCACCGGTCATGCTTGTTGCGGCGATTATGATTAAGCTTGATTCCAAAGGACCTGTAATATTCAGACAGGAGCGTTATGGGAAAAACGGAGTGAAGTTTAATATTTATAAATTCAGAACGATGCGCACGGATGCTCCGAAGTACAGCGCATCCCCAACGACAAGTGATGATCCGAGAATTACACGGCTGGGCAGACTACTTCGTAAAACCAGCCTGGATGAGTTACCGCAATTGCTTAATATAATCAAAGGGGATATGAGTTTCATAGGTCCCCGGCCTGAAATGAAGCGAATTGTAGAAGAAAGCTATACGGATCTGGAGCGCAGACGTTTTCTGGTGAAACCTGGGATCACCGGATTGTGGCAGGTAAGCGAAGCTCGCAAGGAGCCTATTCATCATAATCTGCAATATGATTTTCATTACATTTCTAACATCTCTTTTAAGATGGATGTAACCATTATCTTTAAAACCGTTGGCGTTATGATCAAAAGTAATACATTTTAA
- a CDS encoding UDP-glucuronic acid decarboxylase family protein — protein sequence MKHVVVTGAAGFLGSHLVKSLIDQGHQVTGIDNLSTGVSKNLQEVANSPLFFFREADVTLPDSLDFLIDQPVDEVYHLASPASPKFYQADSIGTIWVNTRGTYHLLELARTKGAKFLYSSTSEAYGDPEVHPQPESYRGNVNTWGPRACYDEAKRLGEVFCYEYYTKHSVNVKVARIFNTYSSGLRNDDGRVISNFVTQALTGQDITVYGDGAQTRSFCYVDDNIRGLQQLMAVDRANGEIINIGNPTEYSILEVAHLVKELTQSDSKIVFLPLPEDDPKVRRPVINKAREILNWEPEISLEEGLKLTIDHYRAMLLQETP from the coding sequence TTGAAGCATGTTGTAGTGACGGGCGCGGCCGGTTTCCTGGGCTCACATCTAGTCAAATCATTAATTGATCAAGGACATCAGGTTACCGGAATAGATAACCTTTCAACAGGCGTTTCTAAAAATCTGCAAGAGGTGGCTAACAGCCCCCTCTTTTTTTTCCGTGAAGCTGATGTTACGCTGCCCGACTCACTGGATTTTCTAATAGATCAACCAGTGGATGAAGTCTATCATTTGGCTTCACCGGCTTCACCCAAATTCTATCAGGCCGACTCGATCGGTACGATCTGGGTAAACACTCGGGGAACCTATCATTTGCTGGAGCTAGCCCGTACGAAAGGAGCAAAGTTCCTGTATTCAAGTACGAGTGAAGCTTACGGAGATCCTGAAGTTCATCCACAACCTGAGAGTTATCGAGGTAACGTCAATACTTGGGGACCAAGAGCCTGCTATGATGAGGCCAAGCGCTTGGGCGAAGTTTTTTGCTACGAATACTACACGAAACACAGCGTTAACGTGAAGGTGGCACGTATTTTTAATACGTATTCCTCAGGACTTCGGAACGATGACGGTCGTGTGATTTCCAACTTTGTAACACAGGCACTGACTGGACAGGATATTACGGTGTATGGGGACGGGGCACAGACTCGCTCATTCTGTTATGTGGATGATAACATTCGAGGACTACAACAACTGATGGCTGTAGATAGAGCAAATGGAGAAATTATCAACATTGGTAATCCAACGGAATATAGCATACTTGAAGTCGCTCATTTAGTTAAAGAGCTTACGCAATCAGACAGCAAGATCGTATTTTTACCTTTGCCAGAAGATGACCCCAAGGTTAGACGTCCAGTTATCAATAAAGCTCGGGAGATTTTGAATTGGGAACCTGAAATTAGCCTGGAAGAAGGTTTAAAACTTACGATTGATCATTACCGGGCAATGCTTCTGCAGGAAACCCCATGA
- a CDS encoding glycosyltransferase family 4 protein, which translates to MEKVLIAHSLYPPHIIGGAEISTQILAQTMNRHYEVKVITVGEHEKPEVRTEMINGIEISRLPYNNRYWIGDSGLETSPANKIIWRVQDIFNIKQYRYIKAYLTRVQPAVIHTQNIPGLSLAIWKAAHELNIPVVHTLRDFSLIDPIKISAYSRIYRQISRRYSRLISSVIGISNHILGSHTTLGFFERSSKHVIHNIVEENNNVQQLYAQKEIHHHQPLNIGYFGQLTEVKGVQYLIEAVKSLGQDIVGNLHIFGDGPLLDHLKQLADSDPRVMFRGKLDKSQIASQMKEMDLTVVPSTWAEPFGRVVIESYQVGTPVYASRVGGMPEILIEPEKFSFPACRSDAIAHGIIQYYRLPEQDKLQLKQDCYAHSQTFNEAYLLKEHIDIYEKLIRRGG; encoded by the coding sequence ATGGAAAAGGTATTAATAGCTCACAGCTTGTATCCACCCCATATCATAGGGGGCGCAGAGATATCAACACAAATTTTGGCGCAGACGATGAATCGTCATTATGAGGTCAAGGTCATTACTGTAGGTGAACACGAGAAACCAGAAGTACGTACTGAGATGATAAACGGGATCGAGATCTCGCGGTTACCCTATAACAATCGGTACTGGATTGGTGACTCTGGGTTAGAAACATCCCCTGCGAATAAAATCATCTGGAGAGTCCAGGATATCTTTAATATTAAGCAATATCGATACATCAAGGCGTATCTCACCAGAGTACAGCCGGCTGTTATTCATACCCAGAATATTCCTGGTCTGAGTCTGGCGATCTGGAAAGCTGCACATGAATTGAATATTCCTGTCGTGCATACGTTACGTGACTTTTCATTGATTGACCCGATCAAGATATCTGCCTATTCCAGGATATATCGACAAATATCAAGGAGATACAGTCGATTAATATCTTCGGTAATTGGTATTTCCAATCATATCCTTGGGAGTCATACAACACTTGGTTTCTTTGAACGATCCTCCAAACATGTGATCCATAACATTGTAGAGGAAAATAACAATGTCCAGCAGTTGTATGCGCAGAAGGAAATTCACCATCATCAGCCATTGAATATCGGTTATTTTGGGCAATTGACGGAAGTAAAGGGTGTTCAATATTTAATTGAAGCGGTAAAAAGTCTTGGACAGGATATTGTGGGCAACCTGCATATTTTTGGGGATGGTCCTCTGCTGGACCATTTAAAACAGTTGGCCGATTCAGATCCGCGCGTTATGTTCAGAGGGAAACTGGATAAATCCCAGATTGCCTCACAGATGAAAGAGATGGATCTTACAGTTGTCCCCTCTACGTGGGCTGAGCCTTTTGGAAGAGTAGTGATCGAGTCCTATCAGGTAGGTACACCTGTATACGCATCACGTGTAGGAGGCATGCCAGAAATTCTGATTGAACCGGAAAAATTTTCTTTTCCTGCCTGCCGTTCAGACGCTATCGCTCATGGGATTATTCAATACTATCGTCTGCCTGAACAAGATAAGCTTCAATTGAAGCAGGATTGTTATGCACATAGCCAGACATTTAATGAAGCCTATCTTCTTAAAGAGCATATCGACATATACGAAAAGTTAATCAGGCGTGGAGGGTAA